One part of the Longimicrobium sp. genome encodes these proteins:
- a CDS encoding chemotaxis protein CheB produces the protein MTHPPPRVPVVALVASMGGLQAFSEVLGGLPADFSAAVLVLQHLEPARASQLAHILDERTPLCVREAVSGATLAAGHVYVAPPGRHLEITAARTLALTDAPPVAFSRPSADVLLHSLSTAGEPVIAVVLTGRGQDGAVGSVQVRRGGGTVLAQDQGTSEEYGMPGAASLAGGVDEVLPLAAIAPRLVALVHNFNHPHG, from the coding sequence ATGACCCACCCCCCGCCCCGGGTTCCGGTAGTCGCGCTGGTTGCGTCGATGGGAGGCCTGCAGGCGTTCAGCGAGGTGCTGGGCGGGCTCCCGGCGGACTTTTCCGCGGCGGTGCTGGTGCTTCAGCACCTGGAGCCGGCGCGCGCCAGCCAGCTCGCGCACATCCTGGATGAGCGCACGCCGCTGTGCGTTCGCGAGGCCGTCTCCGGCGCCACGCTGGCGGCCGGGCACGTGTACGTGGCTCCGCCCGGGCGCCACCTGGAGATCACGGCTGCCCGCACGCTGGCGCTGACCGACGCGCCGCCGGTGGCGTTTTCGCGGCCTTCCGCCGACGTGCTCCTCCATTCGCTGTCCACGGCCGGCGAGCCGGTGATCGCCGTGGTGCTCACGGGTCGCGGCCAGGACGGCGCCGTCGGCAGCGTGCAGGTTCGGCGCGGCGGCGGCACGGTGCTGGCACAGGACCAGGGTACGTCCGAGGAATACGGGATGCCCGGCGCCGCCTCGCTGGCCGGGGGAGTGGACGAAGTGCTCCCCCTGGCCGCAATCGCCCCGCGCCTCGTGGCCCTGGTCCACAACTTCAACCACCCGCACGGATGA